The stretch of DNA GACCGCCCCCCTCGACCGCCACAACCGCGCGGCCACTACGATAGCGGCCTTTCCCCACGCGCACCGCCGGTTCGCCGACCGCGGCGTCGCACTGACCTGGATGGTCGACTATCCGATCGCTACCGACCCGGCGTCGGTCGAGATCCTTGCGCATGTCTTGGAGGACGGGCGGTCCGAGATCGGCACGCAGCTCCACGCCTGGGTCAATCCACCGTTCGCGGACGGCGCGCCGCCGGGATCGAGCTATGCCGGCAACCTGCCCCGCATATCGGAAGCCGCCAAGCTCGAGACGCTGACGCGGGCAATCACGGCAGCGTTCGGTAGTGTGCCACGCGTCTATCGCGCCGGGCGCTAAGGCCTCGGCCCCAACAGTTTCGCGCTGCTTGCGGGGCTCGGCTACCGGATCGATAGCTCGGTCCGCCCCGGCTACGATTACCGGGCGGATGGCGGCCCCGATTTTACGATGGCGGACGCCGGCGCCTATCGGTTGGGCGGTATCTTAGAACTGCCACTGACCACCGTCTTCACGGGCCACGCGCGTCGCGCTGGCCCGCGCCTGTACCGGGCGCTCGGACGCATTCCAAAGGGTAGGAGCCTGTTCGCCCGCGCCCGCCTTTTATCCCGGATTGCACTGACGCCAGAGGACATGCCAATCGTCGATGCCCTTGAGGCCGTCGCGGTAGCGGCTGGCGAGGGGGTGAGGCTGCTCAACCTGTCGTTCCACTTGCCGTCCTTGGCACCGGGCCACACCCCTTACGTACGCGACGCCGCGGATCTGAAGCGCTTCCATGACTGGTGGACCATCATGCTCGACGAATTCAACCGTCGCGGCATCCGCAACGCCTCGCTTGACGAGATCGTCGTGGCGTTGGGGTGAGGCTCTGCCGAAGCCGGTGAGACAATCGGCGCTGCTTTGATACAGATAGAGTGTTTCCCCGCGAAGGCGGGGACCCAGACTGGGCTCCCGCCTTCGCGGGAGACCATGAAGCATGCGCGAGACTAAGAGCTTGAAGCGATGTCGGCCTGTCGGGCCGATCGACGAACTCGATTGCCGTGGTGTCCGCATCCGCAATGCCTCGTCCGCAACGCGCTCCCCTCCCTGGAAGGGAGGGGCAGGGGGTGGGTCGGTTTCCGCATATTCGACCGCTTGAGGCTCAAGCTGGCCGACCCACCCCCAACCCTTCCCTTTCACGGAGGGGAGATCGTTGCGCTTCGGGGCAGCTACCCGGACGATCTATTTCCTTCAGGATTAACCCAAAACCAGAAAGGGCGGCCCGTTGCCGGACCGCCCTTCTGATAAGCAGATACTGAAAGCGAGATTAGCGCTTCGAGAACTGGAAGCTACGACGGGCCTTCGCCTTGCCGTACTTCTTGCGCTCGACGACGCGGCTGTCGCGGGTCAGGAAGCCTGCTGCCTTCACCGATGCGCGCAGCACCGGCTCAAAGCGGGTCAGCGCCTGGCTGATGCCGTGCTTGACCGCGCCGGCCTGGCCCGAAAGGCCACCACCCTTGACGGTGCAGACGACGTCGTACTGACCTTCGCGCTCGGTGATGCCGAACACCTGGTTGATGACGAGACGCAGCGTCGGACGTGCGAAATACACTTCCTGGTCACGACCGTTGATCGTGATCTTGCCAGTGCCGGGCTTGACCCAGACGCGGGCGACGGCGTCCTTACGACGGCCGGTCGCGTAAGCGCGGCCCTGCTTGTCGAGGATCTGCTCGCGCAGCGGCATCGGCTCGCGCACGGGCTCGTTCGAGACCGGTGCGGCGAGATCGCCTTCGCTGGTCGGCAGAGCCTGCTCGGCGGGGGCAGCCGGCGCGGGCTGGTTGGTCAGGCTCGCGAGATCGGCGAGCGACTGGCGGTTGTCGGACATTATGCGCCCACCTTGTTCTTGCGGTTCATGCTGCCGATGTCGAGCACGGCAGGGTTCTGTGCCTCGTGCGGATGCTCGGTACCCTTGAAGATACGCAGGTTGCGCATCTGCTCACGACCCAGCGGGCCGCGCGGGATCATGCGCTCGACGGCCTTTTCGAGAACGCGCTCCGGGAAGCGGCCGTCGAGGACCTTGGCGGCAGTGATGCCCTTGATGCCGCCGGCGTAACCGGTGTGCTTGTAATAGATCTTCTTCGCGGCCTTGTTGCCGGTGAAGCGGATCTTGTCGGCGTTGATCACGACGACGTTGTCACCGCAATCGACATGCGGGGTGAACGACACCTTGTGCTTGCCGCGCAGGACGTTGGCGATGATCGATGCGGCACGACCGACTACGAGACCTTCCGCGTCGACTATATGCCACTGCTTTTCCACCTCAGCCGGCTTCGCCGACTTGGTGGTCTTCATGAGCGCCTTCATGGGCGTTAGACCTTCCAGATTGAATGCAAGCGCACCAAGGGAAGGATCCCGCAGCGCGAATGCCGGCCTAATGCTGAAAGGGGGGCTTCAAGTCAAGCTTTCCGCCGGTTTCCTGACGGGTATTATTATACCCGCTGCTTCAGGCCCCGTTGATTCAGGCGGGGTGCCGTACCTACGGCGTGGGCGGCAAACATTGCGGCAATCAGGAGCAGGGCGGAATTGCCCTGGTGGGCGACCGCGACGTCGATCTGCACGCCGGTCATCAGCGTTGCGATCCCAAGCATGATCTGGAGCGTGACGAGTCCGACCACGTAAAATCCCGCGCTGCTACCGGTCTTGGTCGCCTTGATCGCCAGCCAGATCAGCCCGGCGGCGGCGGCGAACGCGAACCAGCGGTGGATGAACTGCACCACGATCGGGTTGTCGACCGCGTTGCTCCAGGCGGGGTTCACCATCGGCACGTCGGCGGGGAACAGCCCGTCGCCCATCAGCGGCCAGCTTGCGAACGCATAGCCGGCATCGAGCCCGGCGGTGAACGCGCCATAGACGAGCTGGACGAACAGCAGCGCCAGCGCGAGGATCGCCACGGGCGCGAGGCGGGCAGGGGCGGCGAGCGGATTGCGGTGCAGCGCCATCAGGTCGAGCGCGGTCCACACGATCCCCGCGAGGATCGTCAGCGCGGTGAGCAGATGCACGGCGAGCCGGATATGGCTGACGTCGGTCCGGACTGACAGGCCCGACGCGACCATCCACCAGCCGATCGCACCCTGGAACGCGCCGAGCGCCAGCAGCGCCGACAAGCGCCAGCCGTATCCGAACGGGATACGCTTGCGCACCGCGAACCAGATCAGCGGAACCGCGAAGGCGAGCCCGATCAGTCGGCCCCAGAGCCGGTGCAGATATTCCCAGAAGAAGATCGCCTTGAACCCGCCGAGCGTCATGTCCGCGTTGAACGCGGCATATTCGGGGATGCGCTTGTAAGCGTCGAACTCGGCCTGCCACTGCGCGTCGTTGAGCGGCGGGATGATCCCGCTGATCGGCTTCCACTGCGTGATCGACAGCCCCGACTCGGTCAGCCGGGTGATCCCGCCGATGACGACCATCGCGACGATCAGCGCCGCCACCGCGTAAAGCCACAGGGCGACCGCACGAGGACGGGCTTTGGTGAGAAAGGCGGCGCTGGGTTGAAGCATGGCGCTGAGATAGTGCTTTGCGCTGCTTGGCGCCATCGCTTCGTGGTGAGGCATTGCTTCATGTTGTTGGCGGAGGTTCGGGCGCCGGGACCTAGAGCCACGCTTCTCTTCCTTGTTCTCCCGCGAAGGCGGGAGTCCAGCCTGGGCTCCCGCCTTCGCGGGAGAACAAGGAAGAGGGAATGCCGCTTCAAAATCCGCCACATCGCCAAGAAATTAAAGGATGTAATGTTGTATCCTTTCAACCGTCCGTCTATATCCAACGAACGATGACGCCCTCGGCCAGCCATACCCACCGCTTCGCCGGTCTCGATCGCTATGCGATCGGGCTGTCGGGCCTGTGCATGGTGCACTGCCTGGCGACGTCGGTGCTGGTCGCACTGATGTCGACCGCGAGCGGGTTTCTGCTCGATCCGATCTTCCACGAGGTCGGCCTGACGATTGCGATCGGCCTCGGTGCGCTGGCGCTCGGCCGTGGCGTGCTCAATCACGGCTATATGATGCCCGCCGCGATGGGCGCGCTCGGGCTCGGCATCATGGCCGGCGCGATGACGCTGCCGCACGACAGCGGCGGCGGCGAGACGTTGTGGACGATCGTCGGCGTCGGCCTGCTCGCCTTCGGTCACGATCTCAACCGCCGCGCCGACAGTTGAGCGGGTTGCTGGAACCCCTCCGGCATCCTACTTCATCCAGCATGGCGCACGCTCACAACCACACCGAACCGCAAGGCGCCGATCTTACCATCGCAGCGCAGACGACGCTGGAAAAGGCCGGCGAGCAATGGACGTCGATGCGCGCGAGCGTGTTCGCGGCGCTGGCGAGTTTCGAGAAACCCGCCTCCGCCTACGATATCGCCGAAGCCGTTTCGAAATCCGAAGGCCGCCGGGTGGCAGCGAACAGCGTGTACCGCATCCTCGACCTGTTCGTCGGCGCGAACCTCGCGCGGCGGGTCGAAAGCGCCAACGCCTATGTCGCCAACGCGCACCCCGATTGCCTGCACGACTGCATCTTTCTGGTCTGCGACTCGTGCGGCCAGACCACGCATCTCGACAACGACACGATCACTAAAGGCGTTCGCAACGCGGCGGAGGCAGCAGGTTTCTCCCCGGTGCGCCCGGTCATCGAGGTCCGCGGCCGTTGTGCGGAGTGCGAGGCGAAGTAGGGCTTACCCCGGTTTCAGTCCGTCCCTCCCTGGAAGGGAGGGGTAGGGGTGGGTCGGTGGGCTTTGGCCAGCATCGCCTGATACGGAAGGCGACCCACCCCCAACCCCTCCCTTTCAGGGAGGGGGACAGAAGGGAAGATGTTAGCCCAGATCCTTCCCCATCCGGATCATTGGTACCGGCACGTCCCCCGGCGTCTCGATTCGCTCGATCGGCCGATACCCGCACGCCCGGTACAGCGGCTCCCCCGCCAGCGTCGCCATCATCTCCGCCCGCGCAAACGCCGCCTGACGCGCCGCCGCCTCACAAACCGACAGCACCAACCTCCCGACACCCCGCCTGACGAAATCCGGATCGGTATACATAGCCCGGATCCGCGCCGCATCGCGCGCCGGGTCCAGCAGAGCCGCATCACGCAGTGCCGTACTATGGTCGCCGCCATAGAGTGTCGCCCGCCGGCTCCACCCGCCACATCCGGCCAGCCGCCCGTCCGCCTCCACCAGCAGATACGTCCCGTCCGCGATCAGCTGCGTATCCAGCCCCATCACCGCGCGGCTTGCCTCGACCTGCGCCGGCGTGAGAAAATCCCCCTGCAACGCGCCGATCGCCCGCGCCATCAGCGCCGCGATCGCGGGGATATCCGCCTCGACGGCAACACGGTGCGTAAAGTTCATAATTGTGCACTTCCCGAGCGATTTCAGCGCGAATGCTACGTCAAGACACGGTAACAATCGACACGATACCCGCGCTGCATTAAGCCCGTCCGATGGCCGACCTTCCCGCGACACCGCTGCTCGACACCGTCTCGACACCCGCCGACCTCCGCAAGTTGCGCCCGGACCAGCTCCGCCAACTCGCCGACGAACTGCGTACCGAGACGATTTCCGCGGTCGGCACCACCGGCGGCCATCTCGGCTCGGGTCTCGGCGTGGTCGAGCTGACCACCGCGATCCACTACGTCTTCGACACCCCGCGCGACCGCCTCGTCTGGGACGTCGGCCACCAATGCTATCCGCACAAGATCCTGACCGGGCGCCGCGATCGCATCCGCACGCTCCGCCAGGGTGGCGGCCTCAGCGGCTTCACCAAGCGCAGCGAGAGCGAATACGACCCGTTCGGCGCAGCGCATTCCTCGACGTCGATCTCCGCGGCGCTGGGCTTCGCGGTCGCCAACAAGATCGCGGGCACGCCAGGCAAGGGCATCGCCGTAATCGGCGACGGCGCGATGTCCGCGGGCATGGCGTACGAGGCGATGAACAACGCCGAGCAGGCCGGCAACCGCCTGGTCGTGATCCTCAACGACAACGACATGTCGATCGCGCCGCCCGTCGGTGGCCTCTCGGCCTATCTGTCGCGGATCGTATCGAGTCGCGAATTCCTCGGCATCCGCGAACTCGCCAAGAAGCTCGCGCGTCGCCTGCCGCGCCCGTTCCACAACGCCGCGCGGAAGACCGACGAGTTCGCCCGCGGCATGACGATGGGCGGCACATTGTTCGAGGAGCTCGGCTTCTATTATGTCGGTCCGATCGACGGTCATAATCTAGAACACCTGATTCCGGTGCTCGAGAATGTCCGCGATGCGGAGGAGGGCCCGATTCTCGTCCACGTCGTCACCAAGAAGGGCAAGGGCTATGCGCCCGCCGAGGCCGCCGCGGACAAATATCACGGCGTCCAGAAGTTCGACGTAATCTCCGGCGTGCAGACCAAGGCGCCGCCGGGGCCGCCGCAATACCAGAACGTGTTCGGCGCGCAGCTCGTTGCCGAGGCCGCGAAGGACCCGCGTATCTGCGCGATCACCGCGGCAATGCCGTCGGGCACCGGGCTCGACGCATTCGCCAAGGCCTATCCCGACCGGTTCTTCGACGTCGGTATCGCCGAGCAGCACGGCGTCACCTTCGCCGCCGGCCTCGCTGCACAAGGCATGCGCCCATTCTGCGCGATCTACTCGACGTTCCTCCAGCGCGCGTACGATCAGGTCGTCCACGACGTCGCGATCCAGAACCTGCCGGTCCGCTTCGCGATCGACCGCGCAGGGCTGGTCGGTGCGGACGGCGCGACTCATGC from Sphingomonas faeni encodes:
- the rpsI gene encoding 30S ribosomal protein S9; protein product: MSDNRQSLADLASLTNQPAPAAPAEQALPTSEGDLAAPVSNEPVREPMPLREQILDKQGRAYATGRRKDAVARVWVKPGTGKITINGRDQEVYFARPTLRLVINQVFGITEREGQYDVVCTVKGGGLSGQAGAVKHGISQALTRFEPVLRASVKAAGFLTRDSRVVERKKYGKAKARRSFQFSKR
- the rplM gene encoding 50S ribosomal protein L13 → MKALMKTTKSAKPAEVEKQWHIVDAEGLVVGRAASIIANVLRGKHKVSFTPHVDCGDNVVVINADKIRFTGNKAAKKIYYKHTGYAGGIKGITAAKVLDGRFPERVLEKAVERMIPRGPLGREQMRNLRIFKGTEHPHEAQNPAVLDIGSMNRKNKVGA
- a CDS encoding COX15/CtaA family protein, whose translation is MLQPSAAFLTKARPRAVALWLYAVAALIVAMVVIGGITRLTESGLSITQWKPISGIIPPLNDAQWQAEFDAYKRIPEYAAFNADMTLGGFKAIFFWEYLHRLWGRLIGLAFAVPLIWFAVRKRIPFGYGWRLSALLALGAFQGAIGWWMVASGLSVRTDVSHIRLAVHLLTALTILAGIVWTALDLMALHRNPLAAPARLAPVAILALALLFVQLVYGAFTAGLDAGYAFASWPLMGDGLFPADVPMVNPAWSNAVDNPIVVQFIHRWFAFAAAAGLIWLAIKATKTGSSAGFYVVGLVTLQIMLGIATLMTGVQIDVAVAHQGNSALLLIAAMFAAHAVGTAPRLNQRGLKQRV
- a CDS encoding MerC domain-containing protein, coding for MTPSASHTHRFAGLDRYAIGLSGLCMVHCLATSVLVALMSTASGFLLDPIFHEVGLTIAIGLGALALGRGVLNHGYMMPAAMGALGLGIMAGAMTLPHDSGGGETLWTIVGVGLLAFGHDLNRRADS
- a CDS encoding Fur family transcriptional regulator, which encodes MAHAHNHTEPQGADLTIAAQTTLEKAGEQWTSMRASVFAALASFEKPASAYDIAEAVSKSEGRRVAANSVYRILDLFVGANLARRVESANAYVANAHPDCLHDCIFLVCDSCGQTTHLDNDTITKGVRNAAEAAGFSPVRPVIEVRGRCAECEAK
- a CDS encoding GNAT family N-acetyltransferase is translated as MNFTHRVAVEADIPAIAALMARAIGALQGDFLTPAQVEASRAVMGLDTQLIADGTYLLVEADGRLAGCGGWSRRATLYGGDHSTALRDAALLDPARDAARIRAMYTDPDFVRRGVGRLVLSVCEAAARQAAFARAEMMATLAGEPLYRACGYRPIERIETPGDVPVPMIRMGKDLG
- the dxs gene encoding 1-deoxy-D-xylulose-5-phosphate synthase, producing the protein MADLPATPLLDTVSTPADLRKLRPDQLRQLADELRTETISAVGTTGGHLGSGLGVVELTTAIHYVFDTPRDRLVWDVGHQCYPHKILTGRRDRIRTLRQGGGLSGFTKRSESEYDPFGAAHSSTSISAALGFAVANKIAGTPGKGIAVIGDGAMSAGMAYEAMNNAEQAGNRLVVILNDNDMSIAPPVGGLSAYLSRIVSSREFLGIRELAKKLARRLPRPFHNAARKTDEFARGMTMGGTLFEELGFYYVGPIDGHNLEHLIPVLENVRDAEEGPILVHVVTKKGKGYAPAEAAADKYHGVQKFDVISGVQTKAPPGPPQYQNVFGAQLVAEAAKDPRICAITAAMPSGTGLDAFAKAYPDRFFDVGIAEQHGVTFAAGLAAQGMRPFCAIYSTFLQRAYDQVVHDVAIQNLPVRFAIDRAGLVGADGATHAGSFDVTYLATLPNFVVMAAADEAELVHMTHTAAQYDTGPIAVRYPRGNGTGVALPEIPQLLEIGKGRIVREGKTVAILSLGTRLEEALKAAEVLEAKGLSTTVADLRFAKPLDVDLIRKLLTTHEVAVTIEENSVGGFGAHVLTMASDEGLIDGGLKLRTLRLPDVYQDQDKPEVQYAEAGLDATALVDTVLKALRHNSGGVAEVRA